A genome region from Euryarchaeota archaeon includes the following:
- a CDS encoding fibronectin type III domain-containing protein, which translates to MFVLAMLLTPGLTPWIAYEAKADTVTTAPGLLPTGRERLTAIAVGSDIYVFGGWDKTFIKEIVRYNTTTGSVTAMGAQLPTGRYGASAVWTGEYAYVFGGCTPTACGTNETVRYDPATDTAVLMPRRMYIDRFYASAIYDGTHAYIFGGCALMVCPWNNIMQYDPATDSYMNMSSRLPNPRERTAAVWSGEYAYIFGGCDVDQCLNRHGGPLDQIVRFDPAADLVQVMAARLPAPLYRTSAAWDGAHAYLFGGCNNTDCASDRIYRYDPSTDNATTMDGRLPTVRYGTAAVWVGGAGHVVGGYDGSSFFRQIVKYVPPPPTPPSAPQGLVATPGPGAGEISLTWQAPASNGGAPISGYNVYRGTSAGAEVLHAAIGGQTTHVDPGLGDGATLYYQISASNVAGEGPVGNEAVASTPAVPSAPLAFSAVAGPGAGQITLAWSTPVSGGPVTGYRIHRASASGAEVFLLQTGPGTSYVDPGLPTGASRFYQVAAMSAAGTGPLSGEANATTFAAPSGPTSLVSATGAGAGTISLTWAPPTSNGGSPVTHYRIYRGTTSGSLSVLAQFGPVLAYDDTGLPNNATRYYRISAVNIAGEGIQASEVSAASMTLVPGAPRNLSAKTQLTPGNILLSWQPPSSDGGDGVDNYVIYRGAASGGEVPVTTLGNVTSFLDTGRGLGPWFYKVRAGNVAGTGPESNEAMTVGTSPRL; encoded by the coding sequence GTGTTCGTCCTAGCGATGCTCTTGACGCCGGGCCTCACGCCATGGATCGCGTACGAGGCGAAGGCCGACACCGTCACGACCGCACCGGGCCTGCTTCCGACCGGCCGGGAGCGCCTCACGGCGATCGCGGTCGGCTCGGACATCTACGTTTTCGGCGGCTGGGACAAGACGTTCATCAAAGAGATAGTCCGTTACAACACGACGACGGGGAGCGTGACGGCGATGGGAGCGCAACTGCCGACCGGACGGTATGGTGCCTCGGCCGTCTGGACGGGGGAGTACGCCTACGTCTTCGGCGGTTGCACGCCGACCGCGTGCGGCACGAATGAGACGGTCCGCTACGACCCGGCCACCGACACGGCCGTCCTCATGCCGCGGCGCATGTACATCGACCGCTTCTACGCGAGCGCGATATACGATGGCACGCACGCCTACATCTTCGGCGGTTGCGCCCTCATGGTCTGCCCTTGGAACAACATCATGCAGTACGACCCCGCGACGGACAGTTACATGAACATGAGTTCGCGGCTTCCAAACCCTCGGGAACGGACGGCTGCCGTATGGTCGGGAGAGTACGCGTACATCTTCGGCGGCTGCGACGTCGATCAATGCCTCAACCGGCATGGGGGTCCGCTCGACCAGATAGTGAGGTTCGATCCGGCCGCGGATCTTGTCCAGGTCATGGCCGCCCGTCTTCCGGCACCTCTATACCGCACCAGCGCCGCGTGGGACGGCGCCCACGCGTACCTGTTCGGCGGCTGCAACAACACGGATTGCGCAAGCGACCGCATCTACCGTTACGACCCGTCGACGGACAACGCGACCACGATGGACGGCCGTCTTCCCACCGTCCGGTATGGGACGGCGGCGGTCTGGGTGGGAGGCGCGGGTCACGTCGTCGGGGGCTACGACGGCTCATCCTTTTTCCGCCAGATAGTGAAGTACGTTCCGCCACCACCGACGCCTCCATCGGCGCCGCAGGGACTGGTCGCAACGCCTGGTCCCGGCGCAGGCGAGATCTCGCTCACCTGGCAAGCACCTGCGTCAAACGGCGGCGCTCCCATCAGCGGCTACAACGTGTATAGAGGGACAAGCGCCGGTGCCGAGGTCCTCCACGCGGCGATCGGCGGGCAGACGACCCACGTCGATCCGGGCCTTGGCGACGGCGCGACCTTGTACTATCAGATAAGTGCGTCGAACGTGGCGGGGGAAGGTCCCGTGGGCAACGAGGCGGTCGCTAGCACGCCGGCCGTTCCAAGCGCCCCGTTGGCTTTCTCCGCCGTCGCAGGTCCAGGCGCAGGCCAGATCACGCTCGCGTGGTCGACGCCGGTTTCAGGCGGGCCCGTGACGGGATATCGGATACACCGGGCCAGTGCGAGCGGCGCCGAGGTCTTCCTCCTCCAGACCGGACCGGGGACGAGCTACGTGGACCCTGGACTCCCCACCGGCGCGTCGAGATTCTACCAGGTGGCGGCGATGAGCGCGGCCGGCACGGGACCTTTGAGCGGCGAAGCCAACGCGACCACGTTTGCCGCCCCGTCGGGCCCGACCTCGCTTGTTTCCGCGACGGGTGCGGGCGCGGGAACGATATCCCTCACGTGGGCGCCGCCGACGTCGAACGGCGGTTCGCCCGTCACCCATTATCGCATCTACCGCGGGACGACGAGCGGGAGCTTGTCGGTCCTCGCACAGTTCGGCCCTGTCCTGGCGTACGACGACACCGGTCTCCCGAACAACGCCACGCGTTACTACCGTATCTCCGCTGTCAACATCGCGGGCGAAGGCATTCAAGCGTCGGAAGTGTCTGCGGCCAGCATGACGCTAGTGCCCGGAGCACCCCGTAACCTCTCCGCGAAGACGCAACTTACGCCGGGCAATATCCTTCTCTCGTGGCAGCCGCCGTCAAGCGACGGCGGCGACGGGGTCGACAACTATGTGATCTACCGTGGAGCGGCAAGCGGTGGCGAAGTGCCGGTGACGACGCTTGGTAACGTGACTTCTTTCCTCGACACGGGCCGGGGCCTCGGGCCCTGGTTTTACAAGGTGCGCGCGGGAAACGTCGCCGGCACGGGTCCTGAGTCGAACGA
- a CDS encoding tryptophan synthase subunit alpha, producing MTRLEEVFSDGRHALITYLMTGDPTLERSRSYAEALVAGGADILELGMPFSDPVADGPTIQRAAMRSLANGTRPTDTFKIAKTLGKAGRAPVVAMGYYNPILQMGLETFASRCRESGIEAAIVPDLPFEEAGPLRMSMESEGLSLVLLASPACDDDRLRTLAKGTSGFLYLVSSYGTTGKRAGLAKETLALVRRAKSICREVGVPLAVGFGVKEASQAAQLVKAGADGVIVGSAIVEMIERRASRSNVTRFAASLKKGIGAKAL from the coding sequence ATGACCCGGCTCGAGGAAGTCTTCTCGGACGGAAGACACGCGCTCATCACGTACCTCATGACGGGCGACCCGACGCTTGAGAGGTCGCGCAGTTACGCAGAGGCCCTCGTAGCGGGCGGTGCGGACATCCTGGAGCTCGGGATGCCGTTCAGCGACCCCGTGGCAGACGGGCCGACGATACAACGGGCCGCTATGCGCTCGCTGGCGAACGGCACCCGGCCGACGGACACCTTCAAGATTGCGAAAACGCTTGGGAAGGCAGGCCGCGCACCGGTCGTGGCGATGGGCTACTACAACCCGATCCTCCAGATGGGGCTTGAGACCTTCGCCTCAAGATGCCGCGAGAGCGGCATCGAGGCGGCCATCGTGCCCGACCTACCCTTCGAAGAGGCCGGGCCGCTGCGCATGTCGATGGAGAGCGAGGGCCTTTCCCTGGTGCTTCTTGCGTCCCCGGCCTGCGACGACGACCGGTTGCGCACGCTCGCCAAGGGCACGAGCGGTTTCCTGTACCTCGTCTCTTCGTATGGCACCACGGGAAAACGCGCGGGTCTTGCGAAGGAGACGCTCGCCCTTGTCCGGCGCGCGAAGTCCATCTGCCGCGAGGTCGGGGTCCCCTTGGCGGTGGGGTTCGGCGTCAAAGAGGCGTCTCAAGCGGCACAGCTCGTGAAGGCGGGCGCGGACGGGGTCATCGTGGGAAGCGCCATCGTGGAGATGATCGAGAGACGCGCCTCACGCTCTAACGTCACCCGGTTCGCGGCTTCACTCAAGAAAGGCATCGGAGCGAAGGCGCTTTGA
- the trpB gene encoding tryptophan synthase subunit beta, translating into MPALKELEDAYLRFKDEPGFVAELEWFHRHYGGRPTPLYFARNLTAHCGGAQIFLKREDLVHGGAHKFNNVMGQALLTKRMGKTRLIAETGAGQHGVATAMAGAVLALPAEVYMGSVDIKRQALNVFRMKLMGAKVHAVESGSKTLNDAINEALRDWVTNVETTHYCIGSVVGPHPFPTMVRDFQSVIGREVRRQAQEQLGHMPDCLIACVGGGSNAMGTFHPFKDDPKVRLVGVEAGGEGVKTRKHSATLSLGRPGVVHGSFSYLLQDRDGQVTETHSVSAGLDYPGVGPEHSAFKDSGRAEYVTATDKEALAATQLLSRLEGIIPALEPAHAIAEGLKRAKAMSPDSVIVVTLSGRGDKDMHTIMENLGSKR; encoded by the coding sequence ATGCCGGCGCTCAAAGAACTCGAGGACGCTTACTTGCGTTTCAAGGACGAGCCCGGTTTCGTCGCCGAACTCGAGTGGTTCCACCGCCATTACGGCGGCCGGCCGACTCCCTTGTACTTCGCAAGGAACCTCACCGCACATTGCGGTGGCGCCCAGATCTTCCTCAAGCGCGAGGACCTCGTCCACGGCGGAGCCCACAAGTTCAACAACGTGATGGGGCAGGCTCTTCTGACGAAGCGCATGGGGAAGACGCGCCTTATCGCCGAGACCGGGGCGGGCCAACATGGCGTCGCGACCGCCATGGCCGGCGCCGTCCTCGCCCTACCGGCAGAGGTCTACATGGGCTCGGTCGACATCAAGCGGCAGGCGCTCAACGTCTTTCGCATGAAGCTCATGGGGGCGAAGGTCCACGCGGTGGAGTCGGGTTCGAAGACATTGAATGACGCAATCAATGAGGCCTTAAGGGACTGGGTGACGAACGTGGAGACGACACACTACTGCATCGGGAGCGTGGTCGGTCCACACCCGTTCCCTACGATGGTGCGCGATTTCCAGAGCGTCATAGGGCGCGAGGTGAGAAGACAGGCCCAGGAGCAGCTCGGCCACATGCCGGACTGCCTCATCGCATGCGTGGGCGGCGGAAGTAACGCCATGGGGACGTTCCACCCGTTCAAGGACGACCCGAAGGTCCGCCTCGTCGGGGTCGAAGCGGGCGGCGAGGGCGTGAAGACGCGAAAGCACTCGGCGACGCTTTCCCTCGGCCGGCCGGGCGTCGTCCATGGATCGTTCTCGTACCTGCTCCAAGACCGGGACGGCCAGGTGACCGAGACGCACTCCGTCTCGGCGGGCCTCGATTACCCCGGCGTCGGCCCCGAGCATTCCGCCTTCAAGGACTCCGGACGCGCCGAATACGTCACCGCCACCGACAAGGAGGCCCTTGCGGCGACGCAACTTCTGTCGAGGCTCGAAGGGATCATCCCGGCGCTCGAGCCCGCCCATGCGATCGCGGAAGGCTTGAAGCGCGCGAAGGCCATGTCACCGGATTCCGTGATCGTCGTCACCCTTTCCGGCCGCGGCGACAAGGACATGCACACGATCATGGAGAATCTGGGGTCGAAGCGATGA
- a CDS encoding indole-3-glycerol-phosphate synthase: protein MDHLEDLAFQARALVKSGYYDARPAKVRSRPPSLREAVLGRERAIIAEIKPASPSGGVLRPDIDVSSLAKDLKNAGACGLSVLTEPKSFRGSLESLSAAGSCGLPALMKDFVVSRAQIEAAAAHGASAVLLIVTLFDRRLTELPLETAVDYAHSLGLETLAEAADDGEYRTAAASGSDILGINNRDLPTMTVDLKRTIAVLKACGKLGPTISLSGVASRLDADVLFGAGADGILVGSSLMRDRDPATMLRKIIGA from the coding sequence TTGGACCACTTGGAGGACCTTGCGTTCCAGGCGCGGGCCCTTGTGAAGTCCGGGTACTACGACGCGCGACCGGCGAAGGTCCGGTCGCGGCCACCGTCGCTTCGCGAAGCGGTGCTCGGGCGCGAGCGGGCCATCATCGCCGAGATAAAACCGGCCTCGCCAAGCGGCGGCGTGCTTCGCCCGGACATTGATGTCTCGAGCTTGGCCAAGGACCTGAAGAACGCGGGTGCTTGTGGCCTCTCGGTGCTCACGGAACCGAAATCGTTCCGCGGCTCGCTCGAATCGCTATCCGCCGCCGGCTCCTGCGGACTTCCGGCGCTCATGAAGGACTTCGTCGTCTCAAGGGCCCAGATCGAGGCCGCGGCGGCGCACGGCGCCAGCGCCGTCCTCCTCATCGTCACTCTTTTCGACAGAAGACTGACCGAGCTGCCACTGGAGACTGCCGTCGATTACGCGCACTCGCTAGGCCTTGAGACGCTTGCCGAGGCTGCCGACGACGGTGAATACCGGACGGCCGCCGCCTCCGGGTCGGACATCCTTGGGATAAACAACCGGGACCTGCCGACCATGACCGTGGACTTGAAGCGTACGATAGCGGTGCTCAAGGCCTGCGGAAAGCTCGGCCCGACGATCTCGCTCTCCGGGGTCGCCTCCCGGCTCGACGCGGACGTCCTGTTCGGGGCCGGCGCCGACGGCATCCTCGTGGGTTCGAGCCTGATGAGGGACCGGGACCCCGCAACCATGCTTCGCAAGATAATCGGAGCGTGA
- the trpD gene encoding anthranilate phosphoribosyltransferase — MSETGPAHIREPLTRVVEGHALSESQAEAAMDSIMAGGVSHIQLAAFLTALRMKGETVEEITGFARSMRRHCSKIHPKVEGRLIDTCGTGGAGIKLFNVSTIAAFVAAGAGAAVAKHGNRSATRPSGSADVLEALGADIGIDAARVAALVERIGIGFVFAPNFHPAIKHAMPVRKDLGLRTVYNILGPLTNPANAKGQVLGVFAEGLVMKLAPVLNRLGAERAVVVHGRSDGPWGTSLRGAGMDEISLSGETVVGLLERGEVTYFTITPEEFGLERHDPGKMEPLAPRESASLAHAILDGKEKGPRRDIVLLNAAAAIYVAGKADSMKDGLVKARESLDSGRAAGKLAAYVAATREV, encoded by the coding sequence ATGAGCGAGACGGGTCCGGCCCACATCCGCGAGCCCCTGACCCGGGTCGTCGAGGGCCACGCCTTGAGCGAATCGCAGGCGGAGGCCGCGATGGACTCGATCATGGCAGGCGGTGTGAGCCACATCCAACTTGCCGCGTTCCTCACGGCCCTCAGGATGAAAGGGGAGACGGTCGAGGAGATAACGGGGTTTGCAAGGTCGATGCGTAGACACTGCTCCAAGATCCACCCAAAAGTCGAGGGCCGCCTCATCGACACGTGCGGCACCGGCGGGGCGGGGATAAAACTCTTCAACGTCTCCACGATCGCGGCGTTCGTCGCGGCCGGCGCCGGGGCCGCGGTCGCCAAGCACGGCAACAGGTCCGCCACGAGACCGTCGGGCTCGGCCGACGTCCTCGAAGCGCTCGGGGCCGACATCGGGATCGATGCCGCAAGAGTCGCGGCTTTGGTGGAGAGGATCGGCATAGGGTTCGTGTTCGCGCCGAACTTCCATCCCGCGATAAAGCACGCGATGCCGGTCCGCAAGGACCTGGGACTTCGCACCGTCTACAACATCCTTGGACCACTCACCAATCCCGCGAACGCGAAAGGCCAAGTGCTCGGCGTCTTCGCCGAAGGACTCGTCATGAAACTCGCCCCCGTGCTCAACCGCTTGGGCGCCGAACGCGCGGTGGTAGTCCACGGCCGCTCCGATGGACCGTGGGGGACGTCGCTACGAGGAGCCGGCATGGACGAAATATCCCTATCCGGGGAGACCGTCGTCGGGCTCCTCGAGAGGGGCGAAGTCACGTACTTCACGATCACGCCAGAAGAGTTCGGCCTGGAACGCCACGATCCAGGGAAGATGGAGCCGCTTGCGCCTCGCGAAAGCGCGTCGCTAGCGCACGCGATTCTCGATGGCAAGGAGAAAGGACCGCGGCGGGACATCGTGCTCCTCAACGCGGCGGCCGCCATCTACGTCGCGGGAAAGGCCGACTCGATGAAGGACGGCCTGGTCAAGGCGCGCGAGTCCCTTGATTCGGGCCGCGCGGCGGGAAAGCTTGCCGCATACGTGGCGGCGACCAGGGAGGTGTAG
- a CDS encoding aminodeoxychorismate/anthranilate synthase component II, whose product MPPRILVIDNYDSFTYNLVQYIGELGGDPVVYRNDAITPDEVAKLAPRGIVISPGPGNPAKERDFGVSAAILKTIARETPTLGVCLGLQGFAHHYGGRVVHAKSLMHGKTSEITHDGKGVFKGLTNPLTGGRYHSLVVEEKSLPAEIEVSARSQDGEVMGARHKRYPIEGVQFHPESILTEDGKKLITNFLEMAKE is encoded by the coding sequence ATGCCACCACGCATCCTCGTCATCGACAACTACGATTCCTTCACGTACAACCTAGTCCAGTACATCGGCGAATTGGGGGGCGACCCTGTCGTCTACAGGAACGACGCGATCACCCCGGACGAGGTCGCGAAACTCGCCCCACGCGGGATAGTGATCTCGCCGGGACCGGGCAACCCCGCGAAGGAGCGGGATTTCGGCGTCTCGGCGGCGATCCTCAAGACCATCGCCAGGGAGACGCCGACGCTCGGCGTCTGTCTTGGACTCCAAGGCTTTGCGCATCACTATGGCGGCCGGGTCGTCCACGCGAAGTCGCTCATGCATGGAAAGACGTCGGAGATAACGCACGACGGGAAAGGCGTTTTCAAGGGGTTGACGAACCCTCTTACGGGCGGCCGCTACCATTCGCTCGTGGTCGAGGAGAAGAGCCTTCCGGCGGAGATCGAGGTCTCGGCGCGTAGCCAAGATGGCGAGGTCATGGGCGCAAGACACAAGCGCTACCCGATCGAAGGCGTCCAATTCCACCCTGAGTCCATCCTGACCGAGGACGGGAAGAAGTTGATCACGAACTTCCTGGAGATGGCCAAGGAATGA
- a CDS encoding anthranilate synthase component I family protein yields MIVRELPIREGPLELFERILAAYDEAYLLQSAEGPKRFSKYSFIGFAPAGKVSLHHGRLRKTGAAQDVAPDAETFDEVLRSLLSAFHPTESHLRFLGGLVGYTTYEYVRGLEKVPDNGDSGFPLLEYGLFLDGITYLHDEGKVVYVSVADDRSDEIAHLPPAKKDSLHVSALRCDTSETRFHKMVDAAKGRIHDGEVFQVVLSKGFEAGFSGNLLEFYKGLLKINPSPYMHYMKFADREVIGTSPEMLVQVEGDTVATYPIAGTRPLGKTAAETEGLKRDLLSDKKELAEHSMLVDLARNDVGRVSEYGSVRVPELMKVERFSHVQHIVSRVEGKLRNGFDCLDAYDAIFPAGTVTGAPKVRAMEIIARLEAAPRGPYAGSVGYFSLNGNLDSAITIRTLAARRGKLRVQAGAGIVADSTPEGEWAETEAKAKALTSVLEGFG; encoded by the coding sequence ATGATCGTCCGCGAACTCCCCATCAGGGAGGGCCCGCTTGAACTCTTTGAACGGATCCTTGCGGCGTACGACGAAGCATACCTTCTCCAGAGCGCGGAAGGGCCCAAGCGGTTTTCGAAATACTCCTTCATCGGATTCGCACCCGCCGGCAAGGTATCCCTCCACCATGGGAGACTGAGGAAAACCGGCGCGGCGCAAGACGTGGCGCCGGACGCCGAGACCTTCGACGAGGTCCTTCGCTCGCTCCTATCCGCCTTCCACCCCACCGAGAGCCACCTCCGCTTTCTCGGCGGCCTCGTAGGATACACGACGTACGAATACGTCCGTGGCCTCGAGAAGGTCCCCGACAACGGCGACTCCGGTTTTCCCCTCCTCGAATACGGGTTGTTCCTCGACGGGATCACTTACCTCCACGATGAGGGCAAGGTCGTGTACGTGAGCGTGGCCGACGACCGGTCGGACGAGATCGCGCACCTTCCGCCCGCCAAGAAGGATTCTCTCCACGTCTCGGCCCTAAGGTGCGACACGAGCGAAACGCGCTTCCACAAGATGGTCGACGCCGCAAAGGGGCGCATACACGACGGCGAGGTCTTCCAAGTCGTCTTGTCAAAGGGGTTCGAGGCCGGTTTCTCCGGGAACCTCCTTGAATTCTACAAGGGCCTCCTCAAGATCAACCCCAGCCCCTACATGCACTACATGAAGTTCGCCGACCGCGAAGTCATCGGGACAAGCCCGGAGATGCTCGTCCAGGTCGAGGGCGATACGGTCGCGACCTACCCGATAGCCGGCACGCGGCCGCTCGGGAAGACCGCCGCCGAGACCGAAGGCTTGAAACGGGACCTCCTCTCCGACAAGAAGGAGCTCGCGGAGCATTCGATGCTCGTCGACCTTGCTAGAAACGACGTCGGGAGGGTGAGCGAGTACGGAAGCGTTCGCGTCCCCGAACTCATGAAAGTCGAGCGATTCAGCCACGTGCAGCACATCGTGAGCCGCGTCGAAGGGAAGCTCCGAAACGGCTTCGATTGCCTGGACGCCTACGATGCGATCTTTCCGGCAGGCACGGTCACCGGCGCCCCGAAGGTGCGCGCCATGGAGATCATCGCCCGCTTGGAGGCGGCGCCTCGAGGCCCCTACGCGGGCTCCGTCGGCTACTTTTCGCTCAACGGGAACCTCGACAGCGCGATCACGATCAGGACGCTTGCGGCGCGGCGGGGGAAGTTACGCGTACAGGCGGGGGCCGGGATCGTCGCGGACTCGACGCCCGAGGGCGAATGGGCCGAGACCGAGGCAAAAGCCAAAGCCCTGACATCGGTTCTGGAGGGATTCGGTTAG
- a CDS encoding N-acetyl-gamma-glutamyl-phosphate reductase, with protein MAKKSVKVGVAGATGYAGAELLRLLLGHPAVEVASVTSRTFAGKRVEKALPHLNGAAGLTFRPHSVGAYEAVDVFFSALPHGVSAAFSAQVAKTGAKVIDLSADLRLDEKTHAAWYGGTHPAPDLLAKAVYGLPELNRTSIKDASVVANPGCYPTGAILAILPLLEFGLASKTGIIVDSKSGVSGAGREPSLETHFPEMNESVRAYKVGNHRHTPEIEGAIAQVAPGAQVTFTPHIVPMNRGITTTAYLRPEGKVDQAMLTAHYEKKYSEEPFVRLTEAPPDSKVVRLSNFCDVSVKWVERTGTIVAMSAIDNLMKGAAGQAVQNMNIMLGLDETIGLPKTGVYP; from the coding sequence ATCGCCAAGAAAAGCGTCAAGGTCGGAGTCGCGGGCGCGACGGGATACGCAGGAGCCGAGCTACTTCGCCTGTTGCTCGGCCACCCGGCCGTGGAGGTCGCTTCAGTCACCTCACGCACGTTCGCCGGAAAACGCGTCGAGAAAGCGCTCCCACACTTGAACGGTGCGGCGGGACTCACGTTCCGACCGCATTCAGTGGGTGCATACGAAGCAGTGGACGTGTTCTTCTCGGCGCTGCCGCACGGCGTAAGCGCCGCATTCTCGGCGCAAGTGGCAAAGACGGGCGCGAAGGTCATCGACCTCTCGGCCGACTTGAGACTCGACGAGAAGACCCATGCGGCGTGGTACGGGGGGACGCACCCCGCACCGGATCTCCTTGCAAAGGCCGTTTACGGCCTTCCAGAACTCAACCGCACGAGCATCAAAGACGCTTCCGTCGTCGCCAACCCCGGTTGCTATCCTACGGGAGCGATCCTTGCGATCCTGCCGCTTCTGGAATTCGGCTTGGCGTCGAAGACCGGGATAATCGTCGATTCGAAATCAGGCGTCTCGGGCGCCGGACGCGAACCCAGCCTTGAGACGCACTTCCCCGAGATGAACGAGAGTGTCCGCGCGTACAAGGTGGGTAACCACAGGCACACGCCGGAGATCGAAGGCGCGATCGCGCAAGTGGCGCCTGGCGCCCAAGTCACGTTCACGCCGCACATCGTCCCGATGAACCGCGGGATAACGACCACCGCCTACCTGAGGCCCGAGGGCAAGGTGGACCAGGCGATGCTGACCGCCCATTACGAGAAGAAGTACTCGGAAGAGCCCTTCGTGCGCCTCACCGAGGCGCCACCGGATTCGAAGGTCGTGAGACTCAGCAACTTCTGCGACGTGAGCGTCAAGTGGGTCGAAAGGACTGGGACCATCGTCGCGATGTCGGCGATCGACAACCTGATGAAAGGCGCCGCGGGGCAGGCCGTCCAGAACATGAACATCATGCTCGGTCTCGATGAGACCATTGGGCTTCCGAAGACCGGTGTCTATCCATGA
- the argJ gene encoding bifunctional glutamate N-acetyltransferase/amino-acid acetyltransferase ArgJ, which translates to MNKPVLIEGSVDDVRGFTSLGVHAGLKRAKPDMALIVSDVEATAAAVYTKNAIKAAPLLVTKKNLAHSGGKARVVVVNAGCANACTGAKGMQDAEAMAGMTAAAIGVDPSQVIVASTGVIGQPLPMEKIGKGIGALTLAFRSGAKPAKAEDAILTTDTTTKHVLVESSWKGKKFRIGGIAKGSGMIHPNMGTMLGFLATDAAVAPELLRSLLLEATEASFNMVSVDGDTSTNDMATVMANGASGVEVTAGASETVFAEALGLACVTLAKKIARDGEGANALIEVTVKGASTEKDARKAALAVAGSNLVKAAVFGKDPNWGRIIAAVGYSGAKVKPEKVALYMENGVGRVKIANNGAGIPADQSLLKKILMSDEVKIEVDLGSGRSSARAWGCDLSYDYVKINAKYTT; encoded by the coding sequence ATGAACAAACCAGTGCTGATCGAAGGCAGTGTAGACGATGTCCGGGGTTTCACGTCTCTTGGCGTGCACGCAGGGCTGAAGCGGGCAAAGCCCGACATGGCCCTCATCGTGAGCGACGTCGAGGCGACAGCCGCCGCCGTGTACACGAAGAACGCGATCAAGGCGGCGCCCCTTCTCGTCACCAAGAAGAACCTCGCCCACTCGGGCGGCAAGGCGCGGGTAGTGGTAGTGAACGCCGGGTGCGCCAACGCCTGCACGGGCGCCAAAGGCATGCAAGACGCGGAGGCAATGGCCGGCATGACGGCGGCCGCGATCGGCGTCGACCCCTCTCAGGTCATCGTCGCGTCGACCGGCGTCATCGGACAACCGCTTCCCATGGAGAAGATCGGCAAAGGCATCGGCGCGTTGACCCTCGCTTTCCGCTCTGGCGCCAAGCCCGCGAAAGCGGAGGATGCGATACTCACGACCGACACGACGACCAAGCACGTGCTCGTCGAATCGTCCTGGAAAGGCAAGAAGTTCCGCATCGGCGGGATCGCGAAGGGAAGCGGGATGATCCACCCCAACATGGGGACGATGCTCGGATTCCTGGCAACGGACGCTGCGGTCGCGCCCGAACTCCTGCGCAGCCTCCTCCTTGAGGCGACTGAGGCGTCATTCAACATGGTGAGTGTGGACGGCGACACGTCGACAAACGACATGGCCACGGTGATGGCGAACGGCGCCTCTGGCGTCGAAGTCACGGCCGGAGCGAGCGAGACTGTGTTCGCCGAAGCCTTGGGCCTTGCATGCGTGACGCTCGCCAAGAAGATCGCACGCGACGGCGAGGGCGCCAATGCGCTCATAGAAGTCACCGTGAAAGGGGCCTCGACGGAGAAAGACGCACGGAAGGCGGCGTTAGCGGTCGCGGGATCGAACCTCGTGAAGGCCGCGGTCTTCGGCAAGGACCCGAACTGGGGCCGCATAATCGCCGCCGTCGGCTACAGCGGAGCGAAGGTCAAGCCCGAAAAGGTCGCGCTCTACATGGAGAACGGCGTGGGGCGCGTCAAGATCGCAAATAACGGCGCGGGCATCCCGGCCGACCAGAGCCTCTTGAAGAAGATCCTCATGAGCGACGAGGTCAAGATAGAAGTGGACCTCGGCTCGGGGCGCTCCTCGGCGCGCGCGTGGGGCTGCGACCTCTCGTACGACTACGTGAAGATCAATGCGAAATACACCACATAG